A DNA window from Helianthus annuus cultivar XRQ/B chromosome 15, HanXRQr2.0-SUNRISE, whole genome shotgun sequence contains the following coding sequences:
- the LOC110914230 gene encoding uncharacterized protein LOC110914230 encodes MAWGWWSNPSTPEEVTELFGLLNNIHDFVWRGGEDDWKWKFDKNGLFSVSSVKKLLSSNNMGDPNSSFKWKGWVPLKCKIMVWRAARNRLPTIAELIKRGVSIQHCCCSFCDEVMETTLHLFTGCMFSQEVWFRIEAWCRIQHGCIFDISDLLQLPERNASSKESRHTLRGIVYATFWVLWNERNDRIFNKKRRKPCEVVEIIKAKSYFWIRNRSRIKIVDWKQWCTCPWV; translated from the coding sequence ATGGCATGGGGTTGGTGGTCTAATCCATCTACTCCAGAAGAAGTTACCGAATTATTTGGGTTGTTAAATAATATTCATGACTTTGTTTGGCGTGGCGGTGAAGATGATTGGAAATGGAAATTCGACAAAAACGGCTTGTTCTCTGTATCTTCGGTTAAAAAACTTCTGTCCAGCAACAATATGGGAGATCCAAACTCGAGTTTTAAGTGGAAAGGATGGGTGCCTCTCAAGTGTAAAATTATGGTATGGAGGGCCGCTCGTAACCGTCTGCCGACTATTGCGGAGCTGATAAAACGAGGAGTCTCAATCCAGCATTGCTGCTGCAGTTTTTGCGACGAAGTTATGGAGACAACTCTTCATCTTTTCACCGGTTGTATGTTCTCCCAAGAAGTTTGGTTCCGTATCGAAGCTTGGTGTCGTATTCAGCATGGTTGTATTTTTGATATCTCAGATCTCCTTCAACTTCCGGAGCGTAATGCTAGCTCTAAAGAATCGAGGCACACTTTAAGAGGGATCGTGTATGCTACTTTTTGGGTGTTATGGAATGAGCGCAATGATCGGATTTTCAACAAGAAGAGGCGTAAACCTTGCGAGGTTGTTGAGATTATCAAAGCTAAGTCTTACTTTTGGATTCGTAATAGGTCTAGGATTAAGATTGTCGATTGGAAACAATGGTGTACTTGTCCGTGGGTTTGA